A genomic region of Jeotgalibaca ciconiae contains the following coding sequences:
- a CDS encoding oligopeptide ABC transporter substrate-binding protein has protein sequence MVKKKLGLVSLSAFVLTLAACQSGGSDTVGSDNGTTNESAVEESGEETAGVIEFDTLKTNDEDSIEGGTLRYALVASSPFQGIFSPEFYEDAYDSELMGFTHESLFSVDENFMLSQDGMATFEFDQEAKTIHITLKDDLKWSDGEPLTTEDVLFSYEVIASPEYTGVRYGADFSNIVGVEDYHTGAADSISGIKIIDDQNITIEYIEVNPSILQSGGGIWGYPMPKHQLESVAIADMAAAPEIRNNPVGAGPFRVKSITAGESVEFEANEYYWKGAPSLDGVIAEVVAPETIVSEMQNGNYDVAKMPTDQYDTYKDSENLTLLGRQELAYTYLGFKLGHWEPAVTDEDGKVTEPAKNVSNPDAKMADPELRKAMAYAIDNNAIATTFYQGLRENAKAMIPPVFADFVNEDIEGFYYDPELAASILDEAGYVDTNEDGFRETPEGEELVINFASMSGGATAEPIAQYYIQEWENIGLKVQLATGRLIEFQAFYDMLEADDEQIDIYQGAWGTGHDPNPTGLYGKDASFNYARYVNDENEAILAKINSEASFDPEYKFEAFREWQQHMFDNVPIIPTLWRSEVFAVNNRVKGYDITYGTTDGWEAVELTSETAY, from the coding sequence ATGGTGAAGAAAAAATTAGGTTTAGTTTCTTTAAGTGCATTTGTATTAACTTTGGCAGCTTGCCAAAGCGGCGGTTCTGACACTGTTGGCAGTGATAACGGAACTACTAACGAATCAGCAGTAGAAGAAAGTGGCGAAGAAACAGCAGGTGTTATTGAATTCGACACTCTGAAAACAAACGATGAGGACTCAATTGAAGGTGGTACGTTAAGATATGCACTTGTTGCTAGTTCACCTTTCCAAGGAATCTTCAGTCCAGAGTTTTATGAAGATGCTTATGACTCAGAATTAATGGGCTTCACACATGAATCATTATTCTCAGTTGATGAGAACTTTATGTTGTCACAAGATGGTATGGCAACTTTTGAATTTGATCAAGAAGCAAAAACAATTCATATCACATTAAAAGACGATTTAAAATGGTCTGATGGCGAGCCATTGACTACAGAAGATGTTCTTTTCTCATATGAAGTAATTGCTAGTCCAGAATACACTGGTGTTCGTTATGGTGCAGACTTCTCTAATATCGTTGGTGTTGAAGATTACCATACAGGTGCAGCTGATTCAATTTCAGGTATTAAAATCATTGATGATCAAAACATTACGATTGAATATATCGAAGTAAACCCTTCTATCTTACAATCAGGTGGTGGTATCTGGGGTTACCCAATGCCAAAACACCAACTTGAAAGTGTTGCAATTGCTGATATGGCAGCTGCTCCAGAAATCCGTAACAACCCAGTTGGTGCTGGTCCATTCCGCGTAAAATCAATTACTGCTGGGGAATCAGTAGAATTTGAAGCAAATGAGTACTACTGGAAAGGTGCTCCTAGTTTAGACGGCGTTATCGCTGAAGTTGTTGCACCAGAAACAATCGTTTCAGAAATGCAAAATGGTAACTATGACGTAGCTAAAATGCCTACAGACCAATATGATACATATAAAGATTCTGAAAACCTAACATTATTAGGTCGTCAAGAACTTGCTTATACTTACCTAGGATTTAAATTAGGACACTGGGAACCAGCTGTAACAGATGAAGATGGTAAGGTAACTGAACCGGCTAAAAACGTATCAAATCCCGATGCAAAAATGGCTGATCCAGAATTACGTAAAGCAATGGCTTACGCAATCGACAATAACGCTATTGCAACAACTTTCTATCAAGGACTACGTGAGAATGCAAAAGCTATGATTCCACCAGTGTTTGCAGACTTTGTTAACGAAGACATCGAAGGATTCTACTATGATCCTGAACTAGCAGCATCTATTTTGGATGAAGCTGGCTATGTTGATACTAATGAAGATGGTTTCCGTGAAACGCCAGAAGGAGAAGAGTTAGTTATTAACTTTGCTTCTATGTCTGGTGGAGCAACTGCAGAGCCGATTGCACAATACTACATCCAAGAGTGGGAAAACATTGGACTGAAAGTTCAACTTGCAACTGGACGTCTCATTGAATTCCAAGCATTCTACGATATGTTAGAAGCTGACGATGAGCAAATTGATATTTACCAAGGCGCTTGGGGAACTGGACATGATCCAAACCCAACAGGACTATATGGTAAAGATGCATCATTTAACTACGCTCGTTACGTAAATGACGAAAACGAAGCAATCTTGGCTAAGATTAACTCTGAAGCATCATTTGATCCAGAGTACAAGTTTGAAGCATTCCGTGAATGGCAACAACATATGTTTGATAATGTTCCAATTATTCCTACACTATGGCGTTCAGAAGTCTTCGCAGTTAACAACCGTGTGAAAGGCTATGACATTACTTATGGAACAACTGATGGTTGGGAAGCTGTAGAATTAACTTCAGAAACAGCATACTAA
- a CDS encoding ABC transporter permease — protein sequence MYSEEDKKTGKMEEVASDIKDLDHTDSNLTTLPDTTDDQGAVIGFQVIAREFKKDKLAMFSLGLLITLLIIIFIGSYFFFDQSEVMKVHILNRYTAPGEQYFLGADEGGRDVLGQLFIGARNSIIIGFSVTIVTGIIGIGLGIISGYYGGIIDNIIMRIVDFIMVLPINMIIIVFVSMVKDYNIFTFVAIMSAFSWVGKARIFRSRTLSEANRDYVNASKTLGTSDIKIMFREVMPNLSSLIIVNSTLNFAGNIGIETGLSFLGFGLPQSVPSLGTLIGFATSPDVIENKTWVWLPASLLILVLMLSINYVGQALQRVADSKQRLG from the coding sequence ATGTATTCGGAAGAAGACAAAAAAACTGGGAAAATGGAAGAAGTTGCTTCTGATATTAAAGATTTGGATCATACAGATTCCAATTTAACCACTTTACCAGACACAACAGATGATCAAGGCGCAGTTATTGGTTTTCAAGTAATTGCCCGTGAATTTAAAAAAGATAAATTAGCCATGTTTTCTTTAGGCTTACTCATCACCTTACTAATCATTATCTTCATAGGATCATATTTCTTTTTTGATCAAAGTGAAGTAATGAAAGTTCATATCCTAAATCGTTATACAGCTCCTGGTGAACAATACTTTTTAGGAGCAGATGAGGGTGGACGTGATGTTCTCGGTCAACTATTTATTGGTGCACGTAACTCCATTATTATTGGATTTAGTGTGACTATCGTAACTGGTATAATCGGAATTGGTTTAGGTATCATTTCTGGTTATTACGGTGGTATTATTGATAACATTATCATGCGTATCGTTGACTTTATTATGGTTTTACCTATTAATATGATTATTATTGTTTTTGTATCCATGGTTAAAGACTATAACATTTTTACATTTGTTGCGATTATGAGTGCGTTTAGTTGGGTAGGAAAGGCTCGGATTTTCCGAAGTCGCACACTATCAGAAGCTAACCGTGATTATGTTAATGCATCGAAGACTCTTGGTACAAGTGACATAAAGATAATGTTCCGTGAAGTAATGCCAAACTTAAGTTCTTTGATTATTGTTAACTCAACATTGAACTTTGCAGGAAATATTGGTATCGAGACAGGGCTAAGTTTCCTTGGATTCGGTTTACCGCAGTCAGTTCCAAGTTTAGGTACGCTTATTGGGTTTGCGACATCCCCAGATGTCATCGAAAATAAAACGTGGGTTTGGTTGCCAGCATCTTTATTAATTTTAGTATTGATGTTGAGTATAAACTATGTCGGCCAAGCGTTGCAGCGCGTGGCAGACTCAAAACAAAGATTAGGATAA
- the ftsY gene encoding signal recognition particle-docking protein FtsY has protein sequence MGLFDRIKRAFTGEDVTTEPVNEEKRIVIEKFDKGMEKTRKSFSEKINELFAGFREVDEDFFDDLEEVLISADVGFDMTLAISDVLREEVRLRNVRTGEQVKNVIVEKMVEIYEKGEVGLPTINENKNGLTVILFVGVNGVGKTTTIGKYAHKLRNEGKKVLLAAGDTFRAGAIEQLEVWAERVQVDVVTSDAHSDPASVVFDALKKGQKEEYDYLLIDTAGRLQNKVNLMKELEKINRIISREIPEGASETLLVLDATTGQNALIQAKQFKETTNVTGLILTKLDGTAKGGVILAIRQELAIPVKFVGLGEGMDDLQVFDPEQYIYGLVKDLVEVKA, from the coding sequence ATGGGATTGTTTGATCGCATTAAACGAGCATTTACTGGAGAAGATGTTACAACAGAACCAGTAAACGAAGAGAAACGAATTGTTATTGAAAAATTTGACAAGGGAATGGAAAAAACCCGGAAAAGTTTTTCTGAGAAAATAAATGAACTTTTCGCTGGATTTAGAGAAGTTGATGAGGACTTTTTCGATGACTTAGAAGAAGTACTGATTTCTGCTGATGTTGGTTTTGATATGACACTTGCCATTTCGGATGTTCTCCGTGAAGAAGTAAGATTACGAAATGTTCGTACGGGAGAGCAAGTTAAAAATGTCATTGTTGAAAAAATGGTTGAGATTTATGAAAAGGGTGAAGTGGGACTTCCAACGATTAACGAAAATAAAAATGGATTAACGGTAATTTTATTTGTAGGAGTTAATGGAGTAGGTAAAACAACGACCATCGGAAAATATGCTCACAAATTAAGAAATGAAGGCAAAAAAGTATTGCTTGCGGCTGGAGACACATTCCGTGCTGGAGCAATTGAACAATTAGAAGTTTGGGCTGAGAGAGTTCAGGTGGATGTCGTTACAAGCGACGCGCATTCAGATCCTGCATCGGTTGTTTTTGATGCTTTGAAAAAAGGTCAAAAAGAAGAATATGATTACCTGCTGATCGATACAGCGGGTCGCCTCCAAAATAAAGTGAACCTAATGAAAGAATTAGAAAAAATCAACCGGATTATTAGTCGTGAGATTCCAGAAGGGGCTTCAGAAACATTACTTGTTTTGGATGCTACGACAGGGCAAAATGCTTTGATTCAAGCAAAACAATTCAAAGAAACAACCAATGTTACCGGCTTGATTTTAACGAAATTAGATGGAACCGCAAAGGGCGGTGTTATTTTAGCAATTCGCCAAGAATTAGCTATTCCCGTAAAATTTGTAGGATTAGGTGAAGGTATGGATGATTTACAAGTTTTCGATCCTGAACAGTACATTTATGGATTAGTTAAAGATTTAGTTGAAGTAAAAGCTTAG
- the opp4B gene encoding oligopeptide ABC transporter permease, with protein sequence MWKTILRRVLLMIPQIIILSLFVFLMASAMPGDPFTGLITPDMDPATIERLREAAGLNNPWYIRYWDWIVNAIQGDFGKSFTYKIPVSEVIGQRVGNTIWLSIVSLVFTYLLAIPLGMFAGRYNGSWGDKAISFYNYFSFAIPTFVFALLLIWIFGFNLGWFPTRGTVQTGVAPGTFAYVWSRIYHLILPALSYALLATTSTIQYLRTGVIDAKQEDYVKTARSKGVPENKVYNKHIFRNSILPIASFIGYDITGLIGGSIFIERIFSFPGMGRLFIDSLLARDYSVITALILLFGLTALFGTLLSDIIMSIVDPRIRIE encoded by the coding sequence ATGTGGAAAACTATATTAAGACGCGTATTACTAATGATTCCACAAATCATTATTCTTAGTCTTTTCGTTTTTCTGATGGCTTCCGCAATGCCAGGTGATCCTTTTACAGGATTAATTACTCCGGATATGGATCCAGCTACGATTGAAAGACTTCGAGAAGCGGCTGGTTTAAATAATCCGTGGTATATTCGTTATTGGGATTGGATAGTTAATGCGATTCAAGGTGATTTTGGTAAGAGTTTTACTTATAAGATACCAGTATCTGAAGTTATTGGCCAACGTGTTGGTAACACAATCTGGTTATCAATTGTATCCTTAGTTTTTACTTATTTGCTGGCAATTCCTCTTGGAATGTTCGCAGGTAGATATAACGGATCATGGGGAGACAAAGCGATTAGTTTTTATAACTATTTTAGTTTTGCCATTCCAACATTTGTTTTTGCGTTATTGTTAATTTGGATTTTTGGTTTTAATTTAGGTTGGTTCCCAACAAGAGGAACTGTACAAACAGGAGTCGCGCCCGGGACTTTCGCATATGTTTGGAGTAGAATCTACCATTTGATTTTACCTGCCTTATCGTACGCCTTATTGGCAACGACCAGTACCATTCAGTATTTGCGAACAGGGGTTATTGATGCAAAACAAGAAGACTATGTGAAGACTGCACGTTCAAAAGGCGTTCCTGAGAACAAAGTTTATAACAAACATATTTTCCGTAATTCTATTTTACCAATCGCTTCCTTTATTGGGTATGACATTACTGGACTTATTGGAGGATCAATTTTTATAGAACGGATTTTCTCATTCCCTGGAATGGGACGGTTGTTTATTGATTCACTGCTAGCCCGTGATTACAGTGTCATCACCGCATTAATTCTATTATTTGGATTGACGGCTTTGTTTGGTACTCTATTATCTGATATTATCATGAGTATCGTTGATCCACGTATTCGAATTGAGTAG
- a CDS encoding ATP-binding cassette domain-containing protein, with the protein MQIKDLKVHYPIRSGFWNRVTDHVYAVDGINLEIEEGKTYGLVGESGSGKSTIGKSIIGLERITSGKVFYEGEDVTNKARKRTSDYNRNVQMIFQDSMSSLNPRKRVIDIISEPLDNFERLSPNETKKRVMELLDIVNMPEDALYKYAHEFSGGQRQRIGVARAVATNPKLIIADEPVSALDLSVQAQVLNFMKRIQEEYNVSYLFISHDLGVVKHMCDDLAIMYRGRFVEYGNKKDIYNNPQHIYTKRLLSAIPTIDPINREKHKADRIAVEKEYNMNQEKFYNEDGRVYDLSPLTDTHKAAIKVHANAVKEGE; encoded by the coding sequence ATGCAAATTAAAGATTTAAAAGTACATTATCCGATTCGAAGTGGTTTTTGGAACAGAGTAACAGACCATGTATACGCTGTTGATGGAATTAATTTAGAAATCGAAGAAGGAAAAACTTACGGATTAGTAGGTGAATCTGGATCAGGAAAGTCTACGATTGGAAAATCGATTATCGGATTAGAAAGAATTACATCTGGTAAAGTTTTCTATGAAGGAGAAGATGTAACGAATAAAGCTCGTAAACGTACTTCTGATTATAATCGTAATGTCCAAATGATTTTTCAAGATTCTATGTCCAGTCTAAACCCAAGAAAAAGAGTTATTGACATAATTTCTGAACCATTGGATAATTTTGAACGTTTATCGCCTAATGAAACGAAAAAACGTGTAATGGAATTATTGGATATCGTAAATATGCCGGAAGATGCTCTTTATAAGTATGCTCATGAATTTTCTGGTGGGCAAAGACAACGGATTGGCGTGGCGAGAGCTGTTGCAACGAATCCTAAGTTAATCATTGCAGATGAACCAGTTTCTGCTTTGGACTTATCTGTACAAGCACAAGTTTTAAACTTCATGAAACGAATTCAAGAAGAATATAATGTTTCTTATTTATTTATTTCTCACGATTTAGGTGTTGTAAAACATATGTGTGACGACTTAGCGATTATGTATCGTGGGCGCTTTGTTGAATATGGAAATAAAAAAGACATTTATAATAATCCGCAACACATTTATACAAAACGCTTGTTATCAGCGATTCCGACCATTGACCCAATTAATCGTGAAAAGCATAAAGCAGATCGTATCGCGGTTGAAAAAGAATACAATATGAATCAAGAGAAATTTTACAATGAAGATGGACGGGTTTATGATTTATCCCCTCTGACAGATACGCATAAGGCAGCAATCAAAGTACATGCAAATGCAGTAAAGGAGGGTGAATGA
- the yidA gene encoding sugar-phosphatase, with product MIKLIALDLDGTLLNSEKKISEGNKNAIQLAKEKGVKVVLCSGRPLKGIKRYLEELNLLDEGDFSITYNGGLVQKNKTSEIVSQKTLSYHQIQELYELSQQLNIPMNMLDLEYVYEPAYPKNRESLYPSLMSASLPFVKKDINSFKEAHQFNKVVYCTPPDVLDDAIAKIPSAYFEKYSMMKSRPLLFEIMHPEVNKGKGIDSLCNILGYTKDEVMACGDEENDLAMLEYAGTAVVMENARDEVKEYASFVTKTNDEDGVAHAIQQFVL from the coding sequence ATGATAAAGTTGATTGCTCTGGATTTGGATGGAACATTATTGAATTCAGAAAAGAAGATTAGTGAAGGAAACAAAAACGCTATTCAATTAGCAAAAGAAAAAGGCGTGAAAGTCGTTCTCTGTTCCGGCAGGCCGCTAAAAGGAATCAAACGTTATTTAGAAGAGTTAAACTTATTGGATGAGGGTGATTTTTCTATTACTTATAATGGCGGACTCGTTCAAAAAAATAAGACATCAGAAATCGTATCACAAAAAACTTTGTCTTATCACCAAATTCAAGAATTATATGAACTGAGCCAGCAATTAAATATACCTATGAATATGTTAGACTTAGAGTATGTATATGAACCCGCATATCCAAAAAATCGGGAGTCGCTTTATCCGAGCTTAATGAGTGCAAGCTTACCGTTTGTAAAAAAAGACATTAATTCTTTTAAAGAGGCTCATCAATTTAATAAAGTTGTTTATTGTACACCACCAGATGTGTTGGATGATGCCATTGCCAAAATACCATCTGCTTACTTTGAGAAGTACTCAATGATGAAATCCCGTCCATTACTTTTTGAAATTATGCATCCTGAAGTGAATAAAGGAAAAGGCATTGATTCGTTGTGTAACATACTAGGCTATACAAAAGATGAAGTGATGGCTTGTGGCGATGAAGAAAATGATCTGGCAATGCTTGAATATGCTGGTACAGCTGTCGTAATGGAAAACGCCAGAGATGAAGTGAAAGAGTATGCATCTTTTGTAACGAAAACAAACGATGAAGACGGAGTTGCACATGCAATCCAACAATTTGTTTTATAA
- the smc gene encoding chromosome segregation protein SMC, producing the protein MHLERIEMTGFKSFADKTVIEFDKGVTAIVGPNGSGKSNLSEAVRWVLGEQSARNLRGKKMNDIVFSGSQSRKPINIAEVTLVLNNEDHSLPIDFTEVSLTRRINRNGDSDCFINKKPCRLKDITDLLMDSGIGKDSFSMISQGKVEQIFQNKPEERRSIFEDAAGIAKYKNRKGNAEKKLGDTQEHLNRVEDILHEITNQLEPLKKQRDTALLYREKKMELSNIEIALIAVEIETLNEQWQLGKKDIQHYEEQIESLEKQQSILQNELSELKKLAVVENEELDTLQEQYVSIVRKLEQLEGQKNILDQRADFSAKNKEEQERILSEKKQLIEKETKKLITLRSDNKQKQVERKELENKINELKEKVKQLSIDKNEQIQQLRDRYIEKLQDQSANKNTILQLEKDFAQTTEKSTGLKSKIDEYERVVSSTKESVDVTNQQLQQIKTQIADYQEEQSIQSVALESNEASLKKNNEELLTLSRALQQAEARKESQQELEDSYASYYQGVKEILKRKSHITGIRGPVGELFQVPDQFTLAIDTALGSSIQNIVVDDTEAASKCISILKRNRLGRATFLPLTVIKSRNIPSYLTHELQTVQGFIGIGSDLINYSDEYTSIAENLLGTTIIAETLYAGLEIAKKIDNRYRIVSLEGDVIHAGGSMTGGATKKQQGSSVFSRKNNIQKLTVYIEEQTLAYQKLEKECQEKQKQVIQLRSRKEFLQQELSKLGFELEGLANTKAREEAKLQELQEELLSGKYEQKDLSTSTREMEAELQKARKLRDTLNSEIVRLKQHMTDSTLNEEERQKLLQTIQNELQQHQQNLAVLQEQEKQLRRDIQSSKEIVETETNTVDAIQASIDEALKLENTEFQSIDEINEQLKIGKKEKITFNELLNEKRKNKKQRDQKIEIKNEKLQEMNRTLKMSWEELAKLESSSGRFEVAIDHHLNRLNEEYELTYEAAKEEYSLTISIEESSSLVKKLKNEINQLGPINLTAIEEYERIFERYEFLSGQEADLLEAKLTLLQAMEEIDEEVSQRFEKTFQLIKKQFEQTFPRLFGGGKATIELTDPANLLETGIEIIAQPPGKKLQQLSLLSGGEKAFTAIALLFSIIEVSPVPFCILDEVEAALDEANVVRFGKYLTSFESQTQFIVITHRKGTMEEADVLYGVTMQDSGVSRLASVKFNEEEDLIQ; encoded by the coding sequence TTGCATCTCGAAAGAATTGAAATGACAGGGTTTAAGTCTTTTGCTGATAAGACGGTTATTGAATTTGATAAAGGCGTGACAGCCATTGTTGGACCTAATGGAAGTGGTAAGAGCAATCTTTCTGAAGCAGTCCGCTGGGTACTAGGAGAACAGTCTGCGCGTAATTTGCGCGGGAAAAAAATGAATGATATTGTGTTTTCAGGTTCTCAATCTAGAAAACCAATCAATATTGCTGAAGTAACACTTGTTCTAAACAATGAGGATCATTCTCTTCCAATTGATTTTACGGAAGTGAGTCTGACTCGTAGAATTAATCGTAATGGTGATAGTGATTGCTTTATCAATAAAAAACCATGTCGCTTAAAAGATATCACGGACTTATTAATGGATTCGGGTATTGGAAAAGATTCTTTCTCAATGATATCTCAAGGGAAAGTGGAACAGATTTTTCAAAATAAACCCGAAGAACGCAGATCGATTTTTGAAGATGCTGCTGGAATCGCAAAGTATAAAAACCGAAAAGGAAATGCGGAAAAAAAATTAGGGGATACCCAAGAGCATTTAAACCGTGTAGAAGATATTTTACATGAAATTACGAATCAATTAGAGCCGTTAAAAAAACAAAGAGACACTGCATTATTATACAGGGAAAAGAAAATGGAATTAAGTAATATTGAAATAGCTTTAATAGCAGTAGAAATCGAAACCCTGAATGAACAATGGCAATTAGGTAAAAAAGATATCCAGCATTATGAAGAGCAAATTGAATCTTTAGAAAAACAACAAAGCATTCTCCAAAATGAACTTTCAGAATTAAAGAAACTGGCAGTGGTTGAGAATGAAGAACTGGACACTCTCCAGGAACAATATGTTAGCATTGTACGAAAACTGGAGCAGTTAGAAGGTCAGAAAAACATATTAGATCAAAGAGCTGATTTCTCTGCTAAAAATAAAGAAGAGCAAGAAAGAATCTTATCTGAAAAGAAACAGTTGATTGAAAAAGAAACAAAGAAATTAATTACTTTACGTTCTGACAACAAACAGAAACAAGTAGAAAGAAAAGAATTAGAAAATAAAATAAACGAATTAAAAGAGAAAGTCAAACAACTTTCAATCGATAAAAATGAACAAATCCAGCAATTGAGAGATCGATATATTGAAAAATTACAAGATCAATCCGCAAATAAAAATACAATTTTACAACTAGAAAAAGATTTTGCTCAAACAACTGAAAAAAGCACGGGATTAAAAAGTAAAATTGATGAGTACGAGCGAGTGGTATCCAGTACAAAAGAAAGCGTGGACGTGACGAATCAACAACTGCAGCAAATAAAAACACAAATTGCTGACTATCAGGAAGAACAAAGCATTCAATCGGTTGCTCTTGAATCAAATGAAGCAAGTTTGAAAAAAAATAATGAAGAATTGTTGACTCTTTCTAGAGCATTGCAACAAGCTGAGGCTAGAAAAGAAAGCCAGCAAGAACTAGAAGACAGTTACGCCAGCTACTATCAAGGTGTTAAAGAAATTTTAAAGAGAAAATCGCATATCACAGGCATACGCGGTCCAGTGGGCGAGTTATTTCAAGTACCTGATCAATTTACATTGGCAATTGATACAGCGCTGGGAAGCAGCATTCAAAATATCGTCGTGGATGATACAGAGGCAGCTTCTAAATGCATTTCGATTTTAAAAAGAAATCGATTAGGTAGAGCGACTTTCTTGCCATTAACGGTTATAAAATCAAGAAATATTCCTAGCTACCTTACCCATGAATTGCAAACTGTTCAAGGATTCATTGGAATTGGATCTGACCTCATCAATTATTCAGACGAGTATACATCAATTGCGGAAAATCTTCTCGGCACAACCATCATTGCGGAAACTTTGTATGCTGGTCTAGAGATTGCTAAAAAAATAGACAATCGATATCGTATTGTCTCCCTTGAAGGCGATGTAATTCATGCTGGAGGTTCTATGACTGGTGGAGCGACAAAAAAACAACAAGGCAGTTCCGTTTTTAGTCGTAAAAACAATATACAGAAATTAACGGTTTATATTGAAGAACAGACACTTGCCTATCAAAAGCTAGAGAAAGAGTGTCAAGAAAAGCAAAAACAAGTAATCCAATTACGCTCACGAAAAGAATTTTTACAACAAGAATTGAGTAAATTGGGATTTGAGTTAGAAGGCTTAGCAAACACAAAGGCGCGTGAAGAAGCAAAACTGCAGGAATTACAAGAAGAATTATTATCCGGTAAATATGAACAAAAAGATCTTTCAACCAGTACACGTGAGATGGAAGCAGAGTTGCAAAAAGCGAGAAAATTAAGAGATACTCTGAATTCAGAGATTGTTCGTTTGAAACAACATATGACCGACTCCACTTTAAATGAAGAAGAACGACAAAAACTGTTACAAACCATCCAAAATGAATTACAGCAGCATCAACAGAATTTAGCAGTATTGCAAGAGCAAGAGAAACAGTTGCGACGTGATATCCAAAGTTCTAAAGAAATTGTTGAGACGGAAACCAATACAGTGGATGCTATCCAAGCTAGCATTGATGAAGCCTTGAAGTTAGAAAACACGGAATTTCAATCAATTGATGAAATCAACGAGCAGTTAAAAATTGGTAAAAAAGAGAAGATTACTTTTAATGAATTATTAAATGAAAAACGCAAAAACAAAAAGCAAAGAGATCAAAAAATAGAAATAAAAAATGAGAAACTGCAAGAAATGAACCGGACATTAAAGATGTCATGGGAAGAACTGGCTAAATTAGAAAGTAGTTCAGGTCGTTTTGAAGTTGCGATTGATCATCATTTGAACCGTTTAAATGAAGAATATGAATTAACTTATGAAGCAGCTAAAGAAGAATATTCTTTGACGATTTCAATTGAAGAGTCCTCATCTTTAGTAAAAAAATTAAAAAATGAGATTAATCAACTCGGACCAATTAATCTAACAGCAATCGAAGAATACGAGCGTATTTTTGAAAGATATGAGTTTTTATCTGGACAAGAGGCAGATTTATTGGAAGCAAAATTGACACTTCTTCAAGCAATGGAAGAGATTGATGAGGAAGTTTCTCAGCGATTTGAAAAAACATTCCAATTAATAAAAAAACAATTCGAACAAACTTTTCCACGATTATTTGGTGGTGGAAAGGCGACTATTGAGCTGACAGATCCGGCAAATTTATTGGAAACAGGAATTGAAATTATTGCGCAGCCACCTGGGAAAAAGTTACAACAGCTCAGCTTGCTGTCGGGTGGAGAAAAAGCCTTTACGGCTATTGCCTTGCTTTTTTCTATTATTGAAGTTTCACCTGTTCCCTTTTGTATATTGGATGAGGTAGAAGCTGCGTTGGATGAAGCGAATGTGGTTCGCTTTGGGAAGTATTTAACGTCATTTGAGAGCCAAACGCAATTCATTGTTATTACACATAGAAAAGGTACAATGGAAGAAGCAGACGTACTTTATGGGGTAACCATGCAAGATTCAGGTGTATCCCGCTTAGCTTCTGTTAAGTTTAATGAAGAGGAAGATTTAATACAATAA
- the rnc gene encoding ribonuclease III, which yields MEEIKDIIKKHYQIVFDNEDLLLEAFTHSSYVNEHRQLNLKHNERIEFLGDAVLEVVVSEFLFHQYPEWNEGKLTRLRAQIVCEPSLAAFAKECSFDQYIRLGKGEERMNGRHRPALLCDLFEAFIGALFLDKGMEAAKKFIYQVVLPKIKEDAFSHAMDYKTLLQEELQKDGDIQIQYRTVLEEGPSHAKSFEIEVYANDKLLGTGKGTSKKSAEQNAAQMALKKIVKK from the coding sequence ATGGAAGAAATAAAAGATATTATTAAAAAGCACTATCAGATTGTTTTTGATAATGAGGATTTGTTATTGGAAGCATTCACTCATTCATCATATGTGAATGAGCATCGTCAATTAAATTTAAAACATAACGAAAGAATCGAATTTTTAGGAGATGCTGTGCTAGAAGTTGTTGTGTCAGAATTCTTGTTCCACCAATATCCGGAATGGAACGAAGGAAAATTAACGAGACTTCGTGCACAAATTGTTTGCGAACCTAGTTTAGCTGCATTTGCTAAAGAGTGCAGTTTTGATCAGTATATTCGTTTAGGGAAAGGTGAAGAACGAATGAATGGTCGACACCGCCCCGCATTGCTTTGTGATTTATTCGAGGCATTTATCGGAGCACTTTTTCTAGATAAAGGAATGGAAGCAGCGAAAAAATTCATTTATCAAGTTGTGTTGCCAAAAATCAAAGAGGATGCTTTTTCACATGCGATGGATTACAAGACATTGCTTCAAGAGGAACTTCAAAAAGATGGAGATATTCAGATTCAGTACCGAACAGTACTTGAAGAAGGACCTTCTCATGCAAAAAGTTTTGAAATAGAAGTTTATGCGAATGATAAATTACTTGGTACAGGGAAAGGTACAAGCAAAAAGAGTGCTGAACAAAATGCAGCACAAATGGCTTTGAAGAAAATAGTAAAAAAATAA